The Urbifossiella limnaea nucleotide sequence GATGGAGACGCAGCCGACGCAGACCCCCGGCGGGATCGTCCACACCTACCAGAAGTACGACCCGGTCCACTTCCCCAGTCCGACCGCCCCGCCGCCGGACCTCGTATCGCCGGCGTTCGAACACCTCCTCGAATTCGGCGACTCCGACGAGTTCACCGAGGAGCAACTCGCCAACGCCATCCGCCTCGACCCGTCGCAGCTCGCGGGGCTCGGGCCGAGCCTGAACGCGCTCAAGGAAATGCTCCTGGAGCGGAAGCGGAAGATTCTGGCGACCTACGAGACGCAGCACGCCCAGAAGCTCGCCGCGGGGGCGTTCCGCGACGCGGCCCAGGGGCTGAAGCCGCCGTCGAAGCTCGCCGAAAAGTTCCACAAGGCCGTCCGCAACGAACAGCTCTACGAGCTCGAGCAGCTGTTCTTCCGCGTCGGCAACGACCGCGACCCGTTCGCCATGGGCATCGTGCTGGCGTCGGCGCGGCTCGGCGAGAAGTACCAGGTGGACGAGCTCGCGGGGAAGTACGAGTTCACCGGCCGCACGAAGATGGACGTGCCGAAGGCGCTCGAGGTGAAGGAGGAGTTGGAGACGATCGACAAGCTGCTGAAGCAGCTCGAAGACGCGAAGAAGACGGCCCAGCTCGCCATCATCGACATGGACGAGTTGGAGAACTTCGCCGACCCCGGGCAGATGGACCAGCTCCGCGCCCTGCAGCAGCAGCTCGAAGACTACATCAAGGAGCAGGCCGAGCGGCAGGGGCTCGAGGGCGACGGCAACGGCAAGTACCGCCTCACCCCGAAGGCGATGAGGCTGTTCCAGAGCAAGGTGCTGACGCGCATCTTCAGCCAGATGCAGGCGAGCCGCACCGGCCGGCACCCCGACGCGGTTAGCGGCGAGGGGGCGGTCGAGAGCCCGAAGACGAAGCCGTACGAGTTCGGCGACTCGGTCGCGCAGATGGACATCCCCGCCAGCATGGTGAACGCCCTTCTCCGCGACGGACCGGGGACGCCGGTGCGGATGCGGCCAGACGACATCGTGATCCACCGCACGAAGGTGAACCCGAAGGCCGCGACGTGCGTGCTGCTCGACATGAGCGGGTCGATGCGCTACGACGGCCAGTACGTGAACGTGAAGCGGATGGGCCTCGCCCTCGACGGCCTTATCCGCAGCG carries:
- a CDS encoding vWA domain-containing protein, translated to METQPTQTPGGIVHTYQKYDPVHFPSPTAPPPDLVSPAFEHLLEFGDSDEFTEEQLANAIRLDPSQLAGLGPSLNALKEMLLERKRKILATYETQHAQKLAAGAFRDAAQGLKPPSKLAEKFHKAVRNEQLYELEQLFFRVGNDRDPFAMGIVLASARLGEKYQVDELAGKYEFTGRTKMDVPKALEVKEELETIDKLLKQLEDAKKTAQLAIIDMDELENFADPGQMDQLRALQQQLEDYIKEQAERQGLEGDGNGKYRLTPKAMRLFQSKVLTRIFSQMQASRTGRHPDAVSGEGAVESPKTKPYEFGDSVAQMDIPASMVNALLRDGPGTPVRMRPDDIVIHRTKVNPKAATCVLLDMSGSMRYDGQYVNVKRMGLALDGLIRSEYPGDFLQFVEMYSFAKPRHVSEVAHLMPKPVTIFNPVVRLKADMSNPDVSEMRIPHHFTNIQHSLQTARRFLAAQDTPNRQVVLITDGLPTAHFEGSTLFLLYPPDPRTEEATMREALLCQREGITINIFLLQVWNQSREDLQFAYRLAETTKGRVIFTAGKDLDRYVIWDYIQRRKQIVS